The nucleotide window TGAGCCCTCGGATCCAGTGTTAGCCCGACGCATATCCGCACCGGGCAAAAAAGTGGCGCCGATTATGCCGGAAATCTGCGTGTCAAGCCAATGCTTTCAGTTGAGGGTGACCCAGCGCTGGTTTATCAGCAACTCGATGGGCCGATACTGCGTCTTGTAGTTCATTTTCTTGCAGTTCTTGATCCAGTAGCCCAGGTAAACCGCTTCCAGGTCCTGGCGCACGGCCTCGGTGATCTGCCAGAGGATGGCGAAGCGGCCAAGGCTGCGTCGCTCCTCGTCCGGCTCGTAGAAGGTGTACACCGCCGACAGGCCATTGGGCAGCAGGTCGCACACTGCCACCGCCAGCAAACGGCCTTCCAGGCGGAACTCGTAGAACCAGCAGAACGGCAGGTCGCGCACCAGAAAGGTAGAAAACTGGTCGCGGCTGGGCGGGTACATGTCACCGTCGGCGTGGCGCGTTTCGATATAGCGCCGGTACAACTCGAAGTATTCTTCCTTGAACGTCGGGCGCGCAGCGCTCACGGTCAGGTCGGTGTTGCGCTTGAGAATGCGCCGTTGCTGGCGGTTGGGAATGAAGCGCGCCGCCGGGATGCGCGCCGGCACACAGGCGTTGCAGTTCTGGCAGTGGGGGCGGTACAGGTGGTCGCCACTGCGCCGAAAGCCCATTTCCGACAGATCGGCGTACACGTTCACGTCCATCGGCTGGCTGGGGTCGAGGAACAGCGTGGTCGCCTGCTCGTCAGGCAGGTAGCTGCAGGAGTGGGGCTGAGTGGCATAAAACTTCAACCGCGCCAACTCTGTCATGATCAACCCCTTCGGTGAGACTTTGTTTTAAGTGTAAGCCAGCTATGGCAACTCGCCTAGGCAACCCACGTTGCGCTGTTGGGTTGGTCGAGGTGGCGTGCCAGGTAGCCGGCGAACTCGGCGCGGCTGATGGCGTGGGCGCCCAGGCTGTGCAGGTGGTTGGTGGGCATCTGGCAGTCGATCAGCACGAAACCGGCTTCGCGCAGGTGGTTGACCAAGGTCACGAAGCCAACCTTGGAGGCGTTGTCGGCCCGGCTGAACAT belongs to Pseudomonas putida NBRC 14164 and includes:
- a CDS encoding arginyltransferase, with the translated sequence MTELARLKFYATQPHSCSYLPDEQATTLFLDPSQPMDVNVYADLSEMGFRRSGDHLYRPHCQNCNACVPARIPAARFIPNRQQRRILKRNTDLTVSAARPTFKEEYFELYRRYIETRHADGDMYPPSRDQFSTFLVRDLPFCWFYEFRLEGRLLAVAVCDLLPNGLSAVYTFYEPDEERRSLGRFAILWQITEAVRQDLEAVYLGYWIKNCKKMNYKTQYRPIELLINQRWVTLN